TATGAAGCCTTCGGGTCATCGTTCAAGGAAGCTTTGGAAAACGCTGCACGGGCATTGTTCGAAGTGGTAGGGGAAGCCGAGGCAAAGGAGGAAAGGATTGTTGAAGCGGAAGCGCCTGCCAGAGACGAGTTAGTTGTAGTATTCCTATCCAATCTAATCACTGAGATGGATATAGAGGGAATGGTGTTCTCGGATGTGAAGATTGTAGAACTGACGGAAGATGACAGATTTCGTGTTCGGGCAAAGGTATGGGGTGAGCATACACTACCGAAGGAATGCGTGAAGGGTGTTACATATCACATGTTGAAGGTTGAAAAGAAGAACGGATTCTGGAGGATACAAGTTTTGTTAGACGTATAAATCCGGATTCATGTTCTAATGAAAGGTAGAACTACTCCGTCTCTTCATTGAACTGCACAAG
This region of Candidatus Micrarchaeota archaeon genomic DNA includes:
- a CDS encoding archease, with the translated sequence MIKYRFLEHTADILYEAFGSSFKEALENAARALFEVVGEAEAKEERIVEAEAPARDELVVVFLSNLITEMDIEGMVFSDVKIVELTEDDRFRVRAKVWGEHTLPKECVKGVTYHMLKVEKKNGFWRIQVLLDV